In the genome of Mytilus edulis chromosome 3, xbMytEdul2.2, whole genome shotgun sequence, one region contains:
- the LOC139514616 gene encoding uncharacterized protein translates to MRLNTNQQDFLKIDDSTVEDVQHFTYLGSIVTISGGTDKDISTRKKKAQQVFSMLKPVLRSNALRTSTTLRIFTINVKSVLLYGSETWRETAASIKSIQTFVNKCLRNILNIRWQNKISNNELWRRTKQQPATQTIKARKWKWIRHTLRKKDTHITKQALEWNPQGHRKRGRSKNTWKETKQIAMDRKKWRENVVVLCPHRDEVD, encoded by the coding sequence ATGAGGCTAAATACAAACCAGCAAGATTTTCTTAAGATCGACGACTCTACTGTTGAAGATGTACAACACTTCACCTATCTTGGAAGTATTGTCACTATATCAGGAGGCACAGACAAAGACATATCGACAAGAAAAAAGAAAGCACAACAGGTATTTTCCATGCTTAAACCTGTTTTGAGGAGTAATGCTTTAAGAACTAGCACAACGTTAAGGATATTTACCATCAATGTCAAATCTGTACTCTTATACGGATCAGAAACCTGGAGAGAAACAGCTGCATCCATCAAATCTATCCAGACTTTTGTCAATAAATGTTTGAGAAACATCCTGAACATTAGATggcaaaacaaaatatcaaacaatgaGTTATGGAGAAGAACCAAACAACAGCCAGCAACCCAGACAATAAAAGCAAGAAAGTGGAAGTGGATCAGGCATACCCTCAGAAAAAAAGACACACACATTACCAAACAAGCCCTAGAATGGAACCCCCAAGGACATCGAAAAAGGGGAAGGTCAAAAAACACCtggaaagaaacaaaacaaatagccATGGACAGGAAGAAATGGAGAGAAAATGTTGTCGTCCTATGTCCTCATAGGGACGAAGTGGATTAA